A single genomic interval of Synergistaceae bacterium harbors:
- a CDS encoding TRAP transporter small permease, translated as MKNSKIVRLSVGLLRFVVGVMFVGVVILTLAQVFFRFVLASPLVWSEELARFMLVWMTMLGTPILCYENSHLAITEFAASLPPALQTVVRVTADIIVLVLFGAILCASPKLLRASAHIESGALGIPFVWWRIAAPAGCLLMAFYTICNIQENIRAFLRGASQKSGEIEEKEALS; from the coding sequence ATGAAGAATTCTAAAATAGTCCGTCTGTCGGTTGGACTTCTTCGGTTTGTGGTCGGTGTCATGTTTGTCGGCGTCGTCATTTTAACTCTGGCGCAGGTTTTTTTCAGATTCGTCCTCGCCAGTCCGCTCGTATGGAGTGAAGAACTGGCCCGTTTCATGCTGGTCTGGATGACGATGCTGGGCACGCCGATTCTCTGCTACGAAAACTCGCACCTCGCCATTACGGAGTTCGCGGCCTCCCTGCCGCCGGCTCTTCAGACCGTTGTGCGCGTCACTGCCGACATCATCGTCCTCGTCCTTTTCGGGGCCATTCTCTGCGCCTCACCCAAGCTGCTTCGCGCTTCCGCTCATATCGAATCCGGCGCGCTGGGCATCCCCTTCGTCTGGTGGAGAATTGCGGCTCCGGCAGGATGTTTGCTCATGGCCTTCTATACTATTTGCAACATTCAGGAAAACATCCGTGCTTTTTTGAGAGGCGCTTCCCAAAAATCCGGCGAAATTGAAGAAAAGGAGGCGCTGTCATGA